From one Luteipulveratus mongoliensis genomic stretch:
- a CDS encoding SMP-30/gluconolactonase/LRE family protein, whose product MGTLPVAGWRENLDFDGHGTVWVSRLLNNEVEGLGPDGEVRVRVSVPGPSGIRRGPDGLMYVNFGSSVGSTTAGIMRFDPSAAQPVATPFTTGLAGPNGLAVDGQGNFYVTGLTASNIVKIRPDGSQDTAWTAAANVFSSNGAEVADGTLYVSVLADLGSPIVRVPLDDPGAHSVVSTLSPFPYLPKGLDDLTVLPGNKLVVAAFATGELVRVDRNTGAACLLVQGLVSPTSVRIPDGFGGTGPSHELFVTETTGRILKVTITPK is encoded by the coding sequence ATGGGGACTCTTCCGGTCGCCGGCTGGCGCGAGAATCTTGACTTCGACGGGCACGGCACCGTGTGGGTCTCGCGGCTGCTGAACAACGAGGTCGAAGGACTCGGCCCGGACGGAGAGGTTCGGGTACGGGTCTCAGTGCCTGGGCCGTCCGGGATCCGGCGCGGCCCCGACGGCTTGATGTACGTGAACTTCGGATCCAGCGTGGGCTCCACGACCGCCGGCATCATGCGGTTCGACCCTTCCGCGGCGCAGCCGGTTGCCACGCCGTTCACCACCGGCCTGGCCGGTCCGAACGGCCTGGCGGTGGACGGCCAGGGCAACTTCTATGTCACCGGGCTGACCGCGTCGAACATCGTCAAGATCCGGCCCGACGGCAGCCAGGACACCGCCTGGACGGCGGCCGCGAACGTCTTCAGCTCCAACGGTGCCGAGGTCGCGGACGGAACCCTGTACGTCAGCGTTCTTGCCGACCTCGGTTCGCCGATCGTTCGGGTTCCACTGGACGATCCGGGCGCGCATTCCGTCGTCAGCACGCTGAGTCCGTTCCCGTATCTGCCCAAGGGGCTCGATGACCTGACGGTGCTGCCGGGCAACAAGCTGGTGGTGGCGGCCTTCGCTACGGGTGAACTGGTTCGTGTCGACCGCAACACCGGCGCTGCCTGCCTGCTGGTGCAGGGACTGGTGTCCCCGACCAGCGTCCGGATCCCCGATGGTTTCGGTGGCACCGGCCCCTCCCACGAGCTCTTCGTCACCGAGACAACCGGCCGCATCCTCAAAGTCACCATCACACCGAAGTAG
- a CDS encoding M48 family metallopeptidase — MGEQPLTIGSAAEPVVEIRRSARRRRTVSAYRDGDRIVVLVPARLTKTQERTLVAEMVDKVQARDRRLRPSDAQLAARGQDLSARYLGGLARPTSVRWVDNQRSRWGSCTPLDGTIRLSSRLQGMPEWVVDYVLLHELAHLLQPGHGKSFWTLLSGYPHLERARGFLEGVAHTDGSGESVADDEPDVEDAPAG, encoded by the coding sequence ATGGGCGAGCAGCCGCTGACGATCGGCTCCGCCGCCGAACCGGTGGTGGAGATCCGTCGCAGTGCCCGCCGGCGACGCACGGTGAGTGCTTATCGCGACGGTGACCGGATCGTGGTCCTCGTTCCCGCGCGGTTGACCAAGACCCAAGAGCGCACGCTCGTGGCCGAGATGGTCGACAAGGTGCAGGCTCGCGATCGGCGGCTTCGTCCCAGTGACGCCCAGCTGGCTGCCCGCGGGCAGGACCTGTCAGCGCGCTATCTCGGCGGTCTGGCGCGGCCGACTTCCGTGCGGTGGGTGGACAACCAGCGTTCTCGATGGGGTTCGTGCACACCACTGGACGGCACGATCCGCTTGTCCTCGCGGCTGCAGGGCATGCCTGAGTGGGTGGTCGACTACGTCCTGCTCCACGAGCTGGCTCATTTGCTGCAGCCGGGCCACGGCAAGTCGTTCTGGACGCTGCTGAGCGGCTATCCGCACCTGGAGCGAGCGCGCGGCTTCCTCGAGGGCGTGGCCCACACGGACGGTTCCGGTGAGTCCGTCGCGGACGACGAACCTGACGTCGAGGACGCGCCGGCCGGCTGA
- a CDS encoding metallophosphoesterase family protein: MLSSVAVLSDIHGVLPALDAVLAEPDVIAADRIVLTGDIAAGPQPVETLDRLTALGDRVVWVRGNADRELAAAARGATLSIPIDGWCAQQLRDDQVELLAGLPHPVTLDVEGFGPVLFCHGSPRDDDEVVLVDTRIDRWLEVLADVPEDVRTIVCGHTHMPFQRLVDRRLVLNPGSVGMPYGGAGAHWALLRGGEARLRRTTFDLAQACAQIVASSGLPDVAEWVDEYVWSRNSDVDAVRAFGPRDGR; this comes from the coding sequence ATGCTGAGTTCCGTCGCAGTCCTGTCAGACATCCATGGTGTCCTGCCTGCGTTGGACGCAGTGCTGGCTGAGCCCGACGTGATCGCCGCCGACCGGATCGTGCTGACCGGCGACATCGCAGCCGGGCCGCAGCCGGTCGAGACGCTGGACCGGCTGACCGCGCTGGGCGACCGGGTCGTGTGGGTGCGAGGCAACGCGGACCGGGAGCTGGCCGCAGCGGCACGAGGGGCGACCCTGTCGATCCCGATCGATGGCTGGTGCGCTCAGCAGCTGCGCGATGACCAGGTCGAGCTGCTCGCCGGCCTGCCGCATCCGGTGACGCTCGACGTCGAGGGTTTCGGCCCGGTGCTGTTCTGCCACGGGAGCCCGCGTGACGACGACGAGGTCGTCCTGGTCGACACCCGGATCGACCGCTGGTTGGAGGTGCTCGCGGACGTGCCCGAGGACGTACGGACGATCGTCTGCGGCCACACCCACATGCCGTTCCAACGCCTGGTCGACCGACGTCTGGTCCTCAATCCGGGCAGCGTCGGGATGCCCTATGGCGGGGCCGGCGCCCACTGGGCACTGCTGCGTGGGGGAGAGGCGCGGCTGCGGCGTACGACGTTCGACCTGGCACAGGCGTGCGCTCAGATCGTCGCGTCGAGCGGTCTACCGGACGTTGCCGAGTGGGTCGATGAGTACGTCTGGTCGCGCAACTCCGATGTCGATGCGGTACGCGCGTTCGGGCCTCGCGACGGGCGTTGA
- a CDS encoding isochorismatase family protein produces the protein MAAPLSLDPTQTALVLIDLMDRIIGLPVEPREGSDVLLVAETLATRFRSAGASVVLVRVERPGVPEQPPGSGLAAGLQQAGDIEIVKRTIGGFAGTGLDERLRELGVSTIVFGGIATNLGVESTARAASDLGYDLVFVEDAMAALTAAEHDASIRLNFPRLGTVATVDQVHLAAQ, from the coding sequence ATGGCCGCTCCCCTCTCGCTCGACCCCACGCAGACGGCGCTGGTGCTCATCGATCTCATGGACCGGATCATCGGTCTGCCCGTCGAACCCCGCGAGGGCTCTGACGTGCTCCTCGTGGCGGAGACGTTGGCGACGCGCTTCCGATCTGCCGGTGCGTCGGTCGTGCTGGTCCGCGTCGAACGGCCGGGCGTCCCCGAGCAGCCCCCGGGCAGTGGGCTCGCGGCCGGGCTGCAGCAGGCGGGCGACATCGAGATCGTGAAACGGACGATCGGCGGCTTCGCCGGCACCGGACTCGACGAACGACTGCGCGAGCTCGGCGTCAGCACCATCGTGTTCGGCGGCATCGCCACCAACCTCGGGGTCGAGTCCACCGCCCGCGCCGCCAGCGACCTCGGCTACGACCTGGTCTTCGTCGAGGACGCCATGGCCGCGCTCACGGCGGCTGAGCACGATGCGTCGATCCGGCTGAACTTCCCGCGGCTCGGGACCGTGGCGACGGTGGACCAGGTGCACCTCGCGGCTCAGTGA
- a CDS encoding DUF2207 family protein → MGDLLAIVVLVAAPFTAWWLRHRVRTGAADEYFADVIPGELPATGSPAPRTSGRRAREMVSAAPVRFHPPTAMRPASVGIVIERAVQPRDLGAAFVDLAVRGFFRIRRPRPGEGDASKDWLLEAPATVPDQPLSGVERRVLQATFPTAHPVLLSSAKPALRPSLRDLRTELAHEAHDRRWLVGARDGCLPAVLLAVVGGGLLVVASLIGVHGTVGTLAGIAVLISAVVAGSGQTPRRTAEGTAAAVQIEGFRRYIATADARQLRLEEAAGVFSRYLPWAIAFDLTEHWCRVFRDVLVLAQTSGSDGGTIFYAGDSSWGSDLAWLGDVQSSFDAMVGDVTGAVGDVSNAVGDVSNAVGDVVSDVVGSIDSMVGDVTSGISEAGGASSDGGFAGDSGFSGGGDGGSSGGDSGGSSGGGDSGGGGDSGGGGGGGD, encoded by the coding sequence ATGGGAGATCTGCTGGCCATCGTGGTGCTCGTTGCCGCACCCTTCACGGCCTGGTGGCTGCGCCACCGGGTGCGCACCGGAGCGGCGGACGAGTACTTCGCCGACGTCATTCCCGGAGAGCTGCCCGCGACCGGGTCGCCTGCCCCTCGGACGAGCGGTCGACGAGCGCGCGAGATGGTGTCCGCTGCTCCCGTGCGCTTTCACCCGCCGACCGCGATGCGCCCGGCGTCCGTCGGGATCGTGATCGAACGCGCGGTCCAGCCCCGCGATCTCGGAGCCGCCTTTGTCGACCTCGCGGTACGCGGGTTCTTCCGGATCCGTCGACCGCGGCCCGGCGAGGGGGATGCCTCGAAGGACTGGCTTCTCGAAGCCCCGGCAACCGTGCCGGACCAGCCGCTGAGCGGGGTCGAGCGGCGCGTCCTCCAGGCGACGTTCCCGACAGCACATCCGGTGCTGCTCAGCTCGGCGAAGCCGGCTCTGCGGCCTTCCTTGCGCGACCTGCGCACTGAGCTCGCTCACGAGGCGCACGACCGGCGGTGGCTGGTGGGCGCGAGGGACGGCTGTTTGCCCGCGGTGCTGCTCGCGGTGGTCGGCGGCGGGCTGCTCGTGGTGGCCAGCTTGATCGGCGTGCACGGAACGGTCGGCACGCTGGCGGGGATCGCGGTCCTGATCTCAGCCGTGGTCGCCGGCAGCGGGCAGACTCCGCGGCGCACTGCGGAAGGCACGGCTGCAGCAGTACAGATCGAAGGCTTTCGGCGATACATCGCCACCGCCGACGCGCGGCAGCTGCGACTCGAGGAGGCGGCAGGAGTCTTCAGCCGCTACCTGCCCTGGGCGATTGCCTTCGACCTGACGGAGCACTGGTGCCGGGTCTTCCGCGACGTGCTCGTCCTCGCGCAGACCAGTGGCAGCGACGGCGGGACGATCTTCTACGCCGGCGACTCGTCGTGGGGCTCGGACCTGGCGTGGCTCGGTGACGTGCAGTCGTCGTTCGACGCGATGGTCGGCGACGTCACGGGCGCCGTCGGTGACGTGTCGAACGCCGTCGGTGACGTGTCGAACGCCGTCGGCGACGTGGTGTCGGACGTCGTCGGTTCGATCGACTCGATGGTGGGCGACGTGACGAGCGGGATCTCGGAGGCCGGCGGTGCGTCGAGCGACGGCGGATTCGCCGGCGACAGTGGCTTCAGCGGTGGGGGAGACGGGGGCAGCAGCGGAGGAGACAGCGGCGGCTCCAGTGGCGGAGGCGACAGCGGTGGCGGTGGCGACAGCGGCGGGGGTGGCGGCGGAGGCGACTGA
- a CDS encoding zinc-dependent metalloprotease has protein sequence MSDTPHLQPSGPGDDDEPDLTELLRALTGGGDMSDNPQLADALKQMGVENLDPAMLQMVQAQVQAMMSGPSDGSFNVELATDAARKTVSAEGDQSIGSSTSRDVEQVVQVANLWLDEVTDLQAPAAGARAWSRAEWVEQTMPVWRRLVEPVAVGVGNAIKTAMQQQLKDLGDADLASELGLPPGVDASALVGQMEPMVARMSSAMFGMQVGQAVGALATDLVTGTEVGLPLVEGNPVVILPSNVTAFAEGLGIEGGEVHLYLAVREAARARLFDEVAWLGPALLAAVQSYAGDISIDTERIERALQEADTSDPAAMQQALQGSLFTPEPSEAQQRAVKQIETTLALVEGWVDVVSERAARPHLPHVDALSEAVRRRRASGGPAERVFSSLVGLELRPRRLRDAANLWAALEEAGGAQARDKAWEHPDFAPSGADLDDPLTYVARRTGAETSAPARDEMDDELDKLLAQGQAEMDSDTSGDDSSEGSDEGEDKDKPE, from the coding sequence GTGTCCGACACCCCGCACCTCCAGCCGAGCGGCCCCGGTGACGACGACGAACCCGACCTCACCGAGCTGTTGCGCGCCCTCACCGGCGGCGGCGACATGTCCGATAACCCGCAGCTGGCCGACGCCCTCAAGCAGATGGGCGTCGAAAACCTCGACCCCGCGATGCTGCAGATGGTCCAGGCCCAGGTCCAGGCGATGATGTCCGGCCCGAGCGACGGGTCGTTCAACGTCGAGCTGGCCACCGACGCCGCGCGCAAGACCGTCTCTGCTGAGGGCGACCAGAGCATCGGCAGCAGCACCAGCCGCGATGTCGAGCAGGTCGTCCAGGTCGCCAACCTGTGGCTGGACGAGGTCACCGATCTGCAGGCGCCCGCCGCGGGAGCGCGTGCGTGGTCGCGCGCCGAGTGGGTCGAGCAGACGATGCCGGTCTGGCGACGTCTGGTCGAGCCCGTCGCCGTCGGTGTCGGCAATGCGATCAAGACCGCGATGCAGCAGCAGCTCAAGGACCTCGGCGACGCCGACCTCGCCTCCGAGCTCGGCCTGCCCCCGGGCGTCGACGCCTCTGCGCTGGTCGGCCAGATGGAGCCGATGGTCGCGCGGATGAGCAGCGCGATGTTCGGGATGCAGGTCGGCCAGGCCGTCGGTGCGCTCGCCACTGACCTGGTCACCGGCACCGAGGTCGGCCTTCCCCTTGTCGAGGGCAACCCCGTCGTGATCCTCCCGTCCAACGTGACCGCTTTCGCCGAAGGGCTGGGCATCGAGGGGGGCGAGGTCCACCTCTACCTCGCCGTCCGCGAGGCTGCTCGCGCGCGCCTGTTCGACGAGGTCGCATGGTTGGGCCCGGCCCTGCTGGCCGCCGTGCAGTCGTACGCCGGCGACATCAGCATCGACACCGAGCGCATCGAGCGGGCCTTGCAGGAGGCGGACACCTCCGACCCGGCCGCGATGCAGCAGGCGTTGCAGGGCTCACTGTTCACGCCCGAGCCGAGCGAGGCCCAGCAGCGGGCCGTCAAGCAGATCGAGACGACGCTCGCCCTGGTCGAGGGCTGGGTCGACGTCGTCAGTGAGCGGGCCGCACGCCCGCACCTGCCGCACGTCGATGCGCTGTCCGAGGCCGTACGCCGACGTCGCGCCTCGGGCGGACCTGCTGAGCGGGTCTTCAGCTCGCTGGTTGGCCTCGAGCTGCGGCCCCGGCGACTGCGCGATGCGGCCAACCTGTGGGCTGCGCTGGAGGAGGCGGGCGGTGCGCAGGCCCGCGACAAGGCTTGGGAGCACCCGGACTTCGCCCCGAGCGGTGCGGACCTGGACGACCCGCTCACCTACGTGGCGCGTCGTACGGGCGCCGAGACCAGCGCGCCTGCGCGGGACGAGATGGACGACGAGCTCGACAAGCTGCTCGCGCAGGGCCAGGCCGAGATGGACTCCGACACGTCGGGCGACGACTCCAGCGAAGGCTCCGACGAGGGCGAGGACAAGGACAAGCCCGAGTGA
- a CDS encoding NUDIX domain-containing protein, with protein sequence MTTEQSTVLPTEYALLHADATRLLRTWAAPDAEQAATRDSYLRHLSAEPAAMWRDGPRDHMTASVVVLDHRLERVLLTLHKKARLWLQLGGHLEPADGTVHAAAAREAREESGIEDLDVRPRLAQLHHHQLTASFGHCRSHLDLRFVAVAAPGAEPVISEESEDLRWWPVDRLPQPTDPDMGDLVSAARAALS encoded by the coding sequence GTGACGACGGAGCAAAGCACGGTCCTACCAACGGAGTACGCGCTGCTCCATGCCGACGCGACCAGGCTGTTGCGCACCTGGGCCGCCCCGGACGCCGAGCAGGCAGCCACGCGGGACTCCTACCTGCGTCACCTGTCGGCCGAGCCTGCGGCGATGTGGCGAGACGGGCCGCGCGACCACATGACCGCTTCCGTCGTCGTCCTGGACCATCGGCTGGAGCGCGTGCTGCTGACGCTGCACAAGAAGGCTCGGCTGTGGCTGCAGCTGGGTGGCCACCTCGAGCCTGCAGACGGCACGGTCCACGCCGCGGCGGCCCGCGAGGCACGCGAGGAGTCGGGGATTGAGGACCTGGACGTCCGACCGCGGCTGGCGCAGCTGCATCACCATCAGCTGACCGCTTCGTTCGGTCACTGCCGTTCGCACCTGGATCTTCGCTTCGTGGCGGTCGCAGCTCCGGGCGCCGAGCCGGTCATCTCCGAGGAGTCGGAGGACCTGCGCTGGTGGCCGGTCGACCGGCTGCCACAGCCCACCGATCCGGACATGGGCGACCTGGTGTCAGCGGCACGGGCCGCGCTCAGCTGA
- a CDS encoding TOMM precursor leader peptide-binding protein, giving the protein MYPSDISPQIVALRAAPHANGVIQISLARLRALLLSGLSQEDRRLLLTLGATTTSGLRAVAANPRSSATASAAFEQLAEAAESAALTSPVASQVAVTGHGALAQAVRSVIRPYAARLTRSPDVLGPDEASYDVPDLAVGVSEMMIDVSQAQVWRDCGVPFLPVVHHGDRMSIGPVVAPQGGPCARCLELSQADRDPGRAALAAALAHDTPPTGDPDPALTALAAGLAGLTVRNVLTGHPVPAGVGLVVALPHPRVSHHSWRQHPRCPCVTMGS; this is encoded by the coding sequence ATGTACCCGTCGGACATCTCACCGCAGATCGTCGCGCTGCGTGCGGCACCCCACGCCAATGGCGTGATCCAGATCAGCCTGGCTCGACTGCGCGCCCTGCTCCTGAGCGGTCTCAGTCAGGAGGATCGCCGGCTGCTCCTGACGCTCGGCGCGACGACGACGTCCGGCCTCCGCGCCGTGGCCGCCAACCCACGCAGCTCCGCGACGGCATCGGCCGCCTTCGAGCAGCTCGCCGAGGCCGCCGAATCGGCCGCTCTCACGTCGCCCGTTGCCAGCCAGGTCGCGGTGACCGGCCACGGCGCGCTCGCCCAGGCCGTGCGTTCAGTCATTCGTCCGTACGCCGCTCGCCTCACCCGAAGCCCCGACGTCCTGGGGCCGGACGAGGCGTCGTACGACGTGCCCGACCTGGCTGTCGGCGTCTCGGAGATGATGATCGACGTGAGTCAGGCACAGGTCTGGCGAGATTGCGGCGTCCCGTTCCTCCCGGTCGTCCATCACGGTGACCGGATGTCCATCGGACCGGTCGTGGCACCGCAGGGTGGCCCGTGCGCGCGATGCCTTGAGCTCTCCCAGGCCGATCGCGACCCCGGCCGGGCTGCCCTGGCTGCCGCTCTGGCCCACGACACACCGCCCACAGGCGACCCAGACCCCGCACTCACCGCCCTCGCAGCGGGACTCGCCGGCCTCACCGTGCGCAATGTCCTCACCGGACATCCCGTGCCCGCAGGCGTCGGACTCGTGGTCGCGCTACCCCATCCGCGCGTGTCACATCACTCCTGGCGTCAGCACCCGCGATGCCCCTGCGTGACAATGGGCTCATGA